A genomic window from Streptomyces sp. WMMC940 includes:
- a CDS encoding sec-independent translocase, with amino-acid sequence MFNDIGALELVTLVVLAVLVFGPDKLPKVIQDVSRFIRRIREFSDNAKHDIRSELGPEFKDFEFEDLNPKAFIRKQLSDNEDLKEIRSSFDLKKEINEVADAVNGKEPDSPVRAAVGGTPDAGATPDLLKKRERPDQGERPPFDADAT; translated from the coding sequence GTGTTCAACGACATAGGCGCACTCGAGCTCGTGACGCTCGTCGTCCTCGCCGTGCTGGTCTTCGGCCCGGACAAGCTGCCCAAGGTCATCCAGGACGTCTCGCGCTTCATCCGCAGGATCCGCGAATTCTCCGACAACGCGAAGCACGACATCCGCAGCGAACTGGGCCCGGAATTCAAGGACTTCGAGTTCGAGGACCTGAATCCCAAGGCCTTCATCCGGAAGCAGCTCTCCGACAACGAGGACCTCAAGGAGATCCGCAGCAGCTTCGACCTCAAGAAGGAGATCAACGAGGTCGCGGACGCCGTGAACGGCAAGGAGCCCGACAGCCCGGTGCGGGCCGCCGTCGGCGGCACGCCGGACGCGGGAGCGACGCCCGATCTCCTCAAGAAGCGCGAAAGGCCCGATCAGGGCGAGCGCCCGCCCTTCGACGCAGACGCCACCTGA
- a CDS encoding S1C family serine protease, with protein MENGKPTGPKPKWWSRPAHPEPSSPVDAASAAEHTAGVVEAGAPGSDDRVSVAPGALVDDQPEYPLPAPLTPAEQQSPAPGRPGSAPAEPGAPEAPAAAQPSGGTREESGPVRQPESEDNRASGPVVAYDGDISADVPAVDEGAGHAWASGPVVAHDADNRRDGGPRAPYSPPVRDAAPGPAAGAPHPAGVPAAGPSDGGARPLHEPDEYRTPPYGGPGPWAPAPPVQHPGGAGGTPPPYPAGGGQPGSAAPAPHAAPVPGQWRQYDPWGAPGGTLIRTGEPPRQKSRRGMAFAGALVFALLAGVLGGGVGAYLERNGGITTVELPQSGPERTDRAPDSVAGIAASALPGVVTLHVSGGGEQGTGTGFVLDAQGHILTNNHVVSPAGSSGDISVTFSGGETARATLVGKDSGYDLAVVKVRGVSGLKPLPLGNSDNVRVGDPVVAIGAPFDLQNTVTAGIISAKERPITAGGEKGDGSDISYVDALQTDAPINPGNSGGPLVDSRARVIGINSAIRAADGGSGPDAGSGQAGSIGLGFAIPINQGKRVAEELINTGKATHPVIGVSLDMEYSGDGARVGEKGKDGAPSVVAGGPAAKAGIRPGDVITKVDGQRVHNGEELIVKIRAHRPGDRLELTVLRDGKERTRAVTLGSSTGT; from the coding sequence ATGGAGAACGGGAAGCCGACGGGTCCCAAGCCGAAGTGGTGGAGCCGTCCGGCCCACCCCGAGCCGTCGTCGCCCGTCGACGCGGCCTCGGCGGCGGAGCACACCGCCGGCGTGGTCGAGGCCGGCGCCCCGGGCAGTGACGACCGGGTGTCCGTCGCGCCGGGAGCTCTCGTCGACGATCAGCCGGAGTACCCGCTTCCCGCCCCCCTCACCCCCGCGGAGCAGCAGTCACCGGCACCCGGCCGCCCCGGCAGCGCGCCGGCCGAGCCCGGCGCCCCCGAGGCTCCGGCCGCCGCGCAGCCGTCCGGTGGGACCCGCGAGGAGAGCGGCCCGGTCCGGCAGCCCGAGTCGGAGGACAACCGCGCGAGCGGGCCGGTCGTCGCGTACGACGGGGACATCTCCGCCGACGTGCCGGCCGTCGACGAGGGTGCCGGCCATGCCTGGGCGAGCGGGCCGGTCGTCGCGCACGACGCGGACAACCGCCGGGACGGCGGCCCGCGTGCCCCGTACTCCCCGCCGGTCCGGGACGCCGCACCCGGTCCGGCCGCTGGGGCCCCGCATCCGGCCGGCGTCCCCGCGGCCGGGCCTTCGGACGGGGGCGCGCGGCCCCTGCACGAGCCGGACGAGTACCGCACGCCGCCGTACGGCGGCCCCGGACCGTGGGCTCCCGCGCCGCCGGTGCAGCACCCCGGCGGAGCCGGCGGCACGCCACCGCCGTACCCGGCCGGCGGCGGCCAGCCGGGTTCCGCCGCGCCCGCACCGCACGCCGCCCCCGTGCCGGGGCAGTGGCGGCAGTACGACCCCTGGGGTGCGCCCGGGGGGACCCTGATCCGGACCGGAGAGCCGCCGAGGCAGAAGTCCCGGCGGGGCATGGCCTTCGCCGGCGCGCTGGTCTTCGCGCTGCTCGCCGGAGTCCTCGGCGGCGGCGTGGGCGCGTACCTGGAACGCAACGGGGGGATCACCACCGTCGAACTGCCGCAGTCGGGGCCGGAGCGCACCGACCGCGCGCCCGACAGCGTCGCCGGGATCGCCGCCAGCGCCCTTCCCGGTGTGGTGACGCTGCACGTCAGCGGGGGCGGTGAGCAGGGCACCGGCACCGGCTTCGTGCTGGACGCGCAGGGGCACATCCTCACCAACAACCACGTGGTCTCCCCGGCGGGCAGCTCCGGCGACATCTCCGTCACGTTCAGCGGCGGCGAGACGGCACGGGCCACCCTCGTCGGCAAGGACAGCGGCTACGACCTCGCCGTCGTCAAGGTCCGGGGGGTCTCCGGCCTCAAGCCGCTGCCGCTGGGCAACTCCGACAACGTCCGGGTCGGTGACCCGGTCGTGGCCATCGGTGCCCCCTTCGACCTCCAGAACACCGTGACCGCCGGAATCATCAGCGCCAAGGAGCGCCCGATCACCGCCGGCGGGGAGAAGGGCGACGGCAGCGACATCAGCTACGTCGACGCCCTGCAGACCGACGCACCGATAAACCCCGGGAACTCAGGCGGACCGCTCGTCGACTCCCGGGCCCGGGTCATCGGTATCAACAGCGCCATCCGCGCCGCGGACGGCGGCTCCGGCCCCGACGCCGGCTCCGGGCAGGCCGGCTCGATCGGTCTCGGCTTCGCCATCCCCATCAACCAGGGCAAGCGGGTCGCCGAAGAGCTGATCAACACCGGAAAGGCCACCCACCCGGTGATCGGCGTCAGCCTCGACATGGAGTACTCGGGAGACGGCGCCCGCGTCGGCGAGAAGGGCAAGGACGGGGCCCCGTCCGTCGTCGCGGGCGGCCCCGCGGCGAAGGCCGGTATCCGCCCGGGCGACGTCATCACCAAGGTCGACGGCCAGCGGGTGCACAACGGTGAGGAGCTCATCGTCAAGATCCGTGCGCACCGGCCCGGCGACCGGCTGGAACTGACGGTGCTCCGCGACGGCAAGGAGCGGACGAGGGCGGTGACGCTCGGTTCGTCCACCGGCACGTGA
- a CDS encoding Mrp/NBP35 family ATP-binding protein: MVTEDAVRDALATVNDPEINKPITDLGMVKSVEIGSDGAVAVTVYLTVSGCPMRETITRRVTDAVSGVEGVTGVDVSLDVMSDEQRRELAASLRGTTAEREVPFAKPGSLTRVYAVASGKGGVGKSSVTVNLAAAMAADGLKVGVVDADIYGHSVPRMLGADGRPTQVENMIMPPSANGVKVISIGMFTPGNAPVVWRGPMLHRALQQFLADVYWGDLDVLLLDLPPGTGDIAISVAQLVPNAEILVVTTPQQAAAEVAERAGSIAVQTHQKIVGVVENMSGLPCPHCDEMVDVFGTGGGQVVADGLTRTTGAQVPVLGQIPIDVRLREGGDEGKPVVLTDPDSPAGSALRTIAGKLGGRQRGLSGMSLGITPRNKF; this comes from the coding sequence ATGGTTACGGAAGACGCGGTGCGCGACGCACTGGCGACGGTGAACGACCCCGAGATCAACAAGCCGATCACGGATCTCGGCATGGTCAAGTCGGTGGAGATCGGATCCGACGGCGCGGTCGCCGTCACGGTCTACCTCACCGTCTCGGGCTGCCCGATGCGCGAGACGATCACCCGGCGCGTCACGGACGCCGTCTCGGGCGTCGAGGGCGTCACCGGCGTCGACGTCTCCCTGGACGTGATGAGCGACGAGCAGCGCCGCGAGCTCGCGGCCTCGCTGCGCGGTACGACCGCCGAGCGCGAGGTGCCGTTCGCCAAGCCGGGCTCGCTGACGCGCGTCTACGCGGTCGCCTCCGGCAAGGGCGGTGTGGGCAAGTCCTCCGTGACCGTGAACCTGGCGGCGGCCATGGCCGCCGACGGACTGAAGGTCGGTGTCGTCGACGCCGACATCTACGGCCACAGCGTGCCGCGCATGCTCGGCGCGGACGGCCGTCCCACCCAGGTCGAGAACATGATCATGCCGCCGTCCGCGAACGGCGTGAAGGTCATCTCGATCGGCATGTTCACCCCGGGCAACGCACCGGTCGTCTGGCGCGGCCCGATGCTGCACCGCGCGCTGCAGCAGTTCCTGGCGGACGTCTACTGGGGCGACCTGGACGTGCTGCTGCTGGACCTGCCGCCGGGCACCGGCGACATCGCGATCTCCGTGGCCCAGCTGGTGCCCAACGCCGAGATCCTGGTCGTCACCACGCCGCAGCAGGCCGCGGCGGAGGTCGCGGAGCGGGCCGGCTCCATCGCCGTACAGACCCACCAGAAGATCGTCGGCGTCGTCGAGAACATGTCGGGGCTGCCGTGCCCGCACTGCGACGAGATGGTCGACGTCTTCGGAACGGGCGGCGGCCAGGTGGTCGCCGACGGGCTGACGAGGACCACGGGCGCCCAGGTGCCGGTGCTCGGCCAGATCCCCATCGACGTACGGCTCCGGGAGGGCGGCGACGAGGGCAAGCCCGTCGTCCTCACCGACCCCGACTCCCCCGCCGGTTCCGCCCTGCGGACCATCGCGGGCAAGCTCGGCGGCCGTCAGCGCGGCCTGTCGGGCATGTCGCTCGGCATCACCCCGCGCAACAAGTTCTGA
- a CDS encoding anti-sigma factor family protein yields the protein MSSTSPTPAEQHLGDRLAALVDGELKHDARERVLAHLATCPKCKAEADAQRRLKSVFATAAPPPPSEGLLARLQGLPAGPPGGDDDGRGGPYRRGRPGDGVFGVTSEGFGYVPGGHGLPDGGPGSGFRIHDVARQEAERSPWRGRRFAFAAASAVSFAAIALGGSLPLAATGDASARGDSRGNSVTPLRTATAAAGTEANRRRGGGTGVTGISSTPVVAVAPQTLVRTRPPSPPFAASSLLAGGAAPLPARPTASAFQLATAPGPGASASPQPSRFAAPPRR from the coding sequence GTGAGCAGCACAAGTCCGACCCCTGCGGAGCAGCACCTGGGGGACCGGCTCGCTGCCCTGGTCGACGGCGAGCTCAAACACGACGCGCGCGAGCGCGTCCTGGCCCATCTCGCGACCTGTCCCAAGTGCAAGGCCGAGGCCGACGCACAGCGTCGGTTGAAGAGCGTCTTCGCCACGGCCGCACCGCCGCCGCCCTCCGAGGGCCTTCTCGCTCGGCTCCAGGGGCTGCCCGCGGGTCCGCCCGGAGGTGATGACGACGGGCGGGGAGGTCCGTATCGCCGGGGACGTCCCGGCGATGGCGTCTTCGGCGTGACCTCGGAGGGCTTCGGGTACGTCCCGGGCGGCCACGGCCTGCCCGACGGCGGGCCGGGCTCCGGGTTCCGCATCCACGACGTAGCGCGTCAGGAGGCCGAGCGCTCCCCGTGGCGCGGCCGGAGGTTCGCCTTCGCCGCGGCCAGCGCGGTGTCGTTCGCCGCGATCGCGCTGGGCGGATCGCTGCCGCTCGCCGCCACCGGCGACGCCTCCGCCCGCGGGGACAGCCGCGGCAACAGCGTGACCCCCCTGCGCACGGCCACTGCCGCCGCGGGTACGGAGGCCAACCGCAGACGGGGCGGCGGAACGGGCGTGACCGGGATCAGCAGCACCCCCGTGGTGGCGGTGGCCCCCCAGACCCTGGTCCGGACGCGGCCGCCGTCCCCTCCCTTCGCGGCGTCGTCGCTGCTCGCCGGTGGTGCCGCGCCCCTGCCGGCGCGGCCGACCGCCTCGGCGTTCCAGCTGGCCACGGCTCCCGGTCCCGGCGCCTCCGCGTCCCCGCAGCCCAGCCGGTTCGCCGCCCCGCCCCGGCGTTGA
- a CDS encoding enoyl-CoA hydratase/isomerase family protein, translating to MADTVLYEVSDGLATITINRPEAMNAMNVEAKVALRDALRAAGADAGVRAVLLTATGRAFCVGQDLKEHISLLVSDRESGTGHTMNTVRDHYNPIVRAITEMPKPVVAGVNGVAAGAGMGFALAADYRVVADTAKFTTSFAGVALTADSGVSWTLPRLIGPSRAADLLLFPRSISAQEAFDLGIVNKLVPADDLAVEAAAVARALADGPTLAYAAIKESLAYGAGHTLGETLEKEDELQTRAGASEDHAIAVQAFIAKEKPKYVGH from the coding sequence ATGGCCGACACCGTGCTGTACGAGGTGAGCGACGGACTCGCGACGATCACGATCAACCGGCCCGAGGCCATGAACGCGATGAACGTCGAGGCCAAGGTCGCCCTCCGGGACGCCCTGCGGGCGGCCGGGGCGGACGCCGGTGTACGCGCGGTCCTGCTGACGGCGACGGGCCGCGCGTTCTGTGTGGGCCAGGACCTCAAGGAGCACATCTCGCTGCTGGTCTCCGACCGGGAGTCGGGCACCGGCCACACGATGAACACCGTGCGCGACCACTACAACCCGATCGTGCGGGCGATCACCGAGATGCCGAAGCCGGTGGTGGCGGGCGTGAACGGCGTCGCCGCGGGTGCCGGTATGGGCTTCGCCCTGGCAGCGGACTACCGGGTCGTCGCGGACACCGCCAAGTTCACGACGTCCTTCGCCGGCGTCGCGCTGACGGCGGACTCCGGGGTCTCCTGGACGCTCCCCCGGCTGATCGGCCCCAGCAGGGCCGCCGACCTGCTGCTCTTCCCCCGGTCGATCTCTGCGCAGGAGGCCTTCGACCTGGGCATCGTGAACAAGCTCGTACCGGCCGACGACCTGGCGGTGGAGGCCGCGGCGGTCGCCCGCGCCCTGGCCGACGGCCCCACACTCGCCTACGCCGCGATCAAGGAGTCCCTCGCGTACGGGGCGGGCCACACGCTGGGCGAGACGCTGGAGAAGGAGGACGAACTCCAGACCAGGGCCGGCGCCTCGGAGGACCACGCCATCGCGGTCCAGGCCTTCATCGCCAAGGAGAAGCCCAAGTACGTGGGCCACTGA
- a CDS encoding DUF3117 domain-containing protein, whose amino-acid sequence MAAMKPRTGDGPLEVTKEGRGIVMRVPLEGGGRLVVELTPDEADALGDALKKVVG is encoded by the coding sequence ATGGCGGCCATGAAGCCGCGGACGGGCGACGGCCCGCTCGAGGTGACCAAGGAGGGGCGGGGCATCGTCATGCGCGTTCCGCTCGAAGGCGGCGGTCGGCTCGTCGTCGAGCTGACTCCGGACGAGGCCGACGCCCTTGGCGATGCCCTCAAGAAGGTCGTCGGCTGA
- the folP gene encoding dihydropteroate synthase, producing the protein MHDGTLRLGRREFGAHEPVIMAIVNRTPDSFYDQGATFRDEPALTRVEQAVSEGAAIIDIGGVKAGPGEEVTAEEEARRTVGFVAEVRRRFPDVVISVDTWRHDVGAAVCEAGADLLNDAWGGVDPALAEVAARYGAGLVCTHAGGAEPRTRPHRIAYDDVMADILRVTNGLAERALELGVRRDGILIDPGHDFGKNTRHSLEATRRLGEMVGTGWPVLVSLSNKDFVGETLDRPVKERVIGTLATTAVSAWLGARVYRVHEVAETRQVLDMVASIAGHRPPAVARRGLA; encoded by the coding sequence ATGCACGACGGGACTCTGCGGCTGGGGCGGCGCGAGTTCGGCGCGCACGAGCCGGTGATCATGGCGATCGTGAACCGGACTCCGGACTCCTTCTACGACCAGGGCGCCACGTTCCGCGACGAGCCGGCTCTGACCCGTGTCGAACAGGCGGTGTCCGAGGGTGCCGCCATCATCGACATCGGCGGTGTGAAGGCCGGTCCCGGTGAGGAGGTGACCGCCGAGGAGGAGGCGCGCCGCACGGTCGGCTTCGTCGCCGAGGTGCGCAGGCGCTTCCCGGACGTGGTGATCAGCGTCGACACCTGGCGGCACGACGTGGGCGCCGCCGTCTGCGAGGCGGGCGCCGACCTGCTGAACGACGCCTGGGGCGGGGTGGATCCCGCACTGGCGGAGGTGGCGGCCCGGTACGGGGCGGGCCTGGTCTGCACACACGCGGGCGGTGCCGAGCCGCGGACGAGACCGCACCGGATCGCGTACGACGACGTGATGGCGGACATCCTGCGGGTGACGAACGGTCTGGCGGAGCGGGCGCTCGAGCTCGGTGTGCGCCGGGACGGGATCCTCATCGACCCGGGCCACGACTTCGGGAAGAACACCCGCCACTCGCTGGAGGCGACGCGCAGGCTCGGCGAGATGGTGGGGACGGGCTGGCCGGTGCTGGTCTCCCTGTCGAACAAGGACTTCGTCGGCGAGACCCTCGACCGCCCGGTCAAGGAACGGGTGATCGGCACGCTGGCGACGACCGCGGTGTCGGCATGGCTCGGTGCGCGGGTGTACCGGGTGCACGAGGTGGCGGAGACCCGTCAGGTGCTGGACATGGTGGCGTCGATCGCCGGGCACCGGCCCCCGGCGGTAGCCCGCCGGGGACTCGCGTAG
- a CDS encoding CBS domain-containing protein, with protein sequence MAADGPRIFLSHLAGVPVFGPDGGPVGRVRDLVATFRVDRPPRLVGLVVEVLGHGPVFVPVSRATGLESGQVTLSGPVSMRRFGLRPDERLVLGQLLDRRVRLADSGEQVTVLDVEVHRHPARAHWEVDRICAHRDRGGTARHRGEALTVDWSALSGLPPEELLVSSPVGERPNFGQDAEDEAEQERTARALMRTEPVVVPPEATVADALARLGERELIQALAAQVYVCRPPGEPPTGPYLGTVPVQRLLRSAPDAPVAPLVDTELPPLHPDTPLPAVSCCLTAYDLVAAPVVDDEGALLGAVTVDAVLDHLLPDHWREAEYGMPDADGTESGAAGTGVVGDPTQPPAAALFPSGHPGGRDEVDR encoded by the coding sequence ATGGCGGCAGACGGCCCTCGGATCTTCCTCTCGCATCTCGCCGGGGTCCCGGTCTTCGGCCCCGACGGCGGCCCGGTCGGGCGGGTGCGGGACCTCGTGGCCACGTTCCGGGTCGACCGTCCGCCCCGGCTGGTGGGCCTGGTCGTCGAGGTGCTCGGGCACGGTCCCGTCTTCGTGCCCGTCTCCCGGGCGACCGGCCTCGAGTCCGGCCAGGTCACGCTGTCCGGCCCCGTGAGCATGCGCCGTTTCGGCCTGCGGCCGGACGAGCGGCTCGTCCTCGGCCAGCTGCTGGACCGGCGGGTGCGGCTCGCGGACTCGGGCGAGCAGGTCACGGTCCTGGACGTCGAGGTGCACCGGCACCCGGCCCGCGCGCACTGGGAGGTCGACCGGATCTGCGCGCACCGCGACCGGGGCGGAACCGCCCGGCACCGCGGGGAGGCGCTGACGGTCGACTGGTCCGCCCTGAGCGGCCTGCCGCCCGAGGAGCTCCTGGTGTCGTCCCCGGTGGGGGAGCGCCCGAACTTCGGGCAGGACGCGGAGGACGAGGCCGAGCAGGAGCGCACGGCACGGGCCCTGATGAGGACCGAGCCGGTCGTGGTGCCGCCGGAGGCCACCGTCGCCGACGCCCTGGCCCGGCTCGGCGAGCGGGAGCTGATCCAGGCGCTGGCGGCCCAGGTCTACGTCTGCCGGCCGCCCGGCGAGCCGCCCACCGGCCCGTACCTGGGCACGGTGCCCGTCCAGCGGCTGCTGCGGAGCGCACCGGACGCGCCGGTCGCGCCCCTCGTCGACACCGAACTGCCCCCGCTCCACCCGGACACCCCGCTGCCGGCGGTCAGCTGCTGTCTGACCGCCTACGACCTGGTCGCGGCCCCTGTGGTGGACGACGAGGGGGCCTTGCTGGGTGCGGTCACCGTCGACGCCGTACTGGACCATCTGCTGCCCGACCACTGGCGGGAGGCCGAGTACGGGATGCCGGACGCCGACGGGACGGAGTCGGGAGCGGCCGGGACCGGCGTGGTCGGGGATCCGACGCAACCACCCGCGGCCGCGCTATTCCCGTCAGGGCACCCCGGCGGACGTGACGAAGTCGACCGCTGA
- the sigE gene encoding RNA polymerase sigma factor SigE — MVGAPLDTTRADRGGAAAPVDRRGVLRRLLGSAGEPKSVTDTADARSGQADSVPTATFAPDAESQAWTPPSWENIVSTHSGRVYRLAYRLTGNQHDAEDLTQEVFVRVFRSLSTYTPGTFEGWLHRITTNLFLDMVRRKQRIRFDALGDDAAERLPSREPSPQQVFHDTHFDADVQQALDTLAPEFRAAVVLCDIEGLSYEEIAATLGVKLGTVRSRIHRGRSHLRKALRHRSPEARAEQRSLAGVAGEGGTA, encoded by the coding sequence ATGGTAGGGGCTCCACTGGACACCACCAGAGCCGACAGGGGAGGTGCGGCTGCGCCTGTGGACCGGAGAGGGGTGCTGAGGCGTCTCCTCGGGTCGGCGGGTGAGCCGAAATCCGTGACCGACACCGCTGACGCCCGTTCCGGCCAGGCCGACTCCGTACCCACCGCGACGTTCGCACCGGATGCGGAATCGCAGGCGTGGACACCTCCCTCGTGGGAGAACATCGTCAGCACGCACAGCGGCCGCGTCTACCGCCTGGCCTACCGTCTGACCGGAAACCAGCACGACGCCGAGGACCTCACCCAGGAGGTCTTCGTCCGTGTCTTCCGTTCCCTGTCGACCTACACGCCGGGCACCTTCGAGGGCTGGCTGCACCGCATCACGACGAACCTGTTCCTGGACATGGTCCGCCGCAAGCAGCGCATCCGCTTCGACGCCCTGGGCGACGACGCGGCCGAGCGGCTGCCCAGCCGGGAGCCGTCCCCGCAGCAGGTCTTCCACGACACCCACTTCGACGCCGACGTCCAGCAGGCGCTGGACACCCTGGCCCCCGAGTTCCGCGCCGCCGTGGTGCTCTGCGACATCGAGGGCCTGTCGTACGAGGAGATCGCCGCCACGCTCGGCGTCAAGCTCGGCACCGTCCGCAGCCGGATCCACCGCGGCCGCTCCCACCTGCGCAAGGCCCTGCGGCACCGCTCTCCCGAGGCGCGTGCCGAGCAGCGCTCCCTCGCGGGCGTGGCCGGGGAGGGCGGGACGGCGTGA
- a CDS encoding DNA-3-methyladenine glycosylase I: MSGALVGPDGRLRCPWGLSTEDYVRYHDEEWGRPVRGDDALFERLALEAFQSGLSWITVLRRREGFREAFAGFRIASVAAFTDADAERLLADAGIIRNRSKIEATIANARVLADWAEGELDALIWSYAPDPAVRPVPRTLADVPAVTDESTALSKDLKKRGLRFIGPTTAYALMQACGLVDDHLADCIARGAGAPAGRPEPGPPDRRPVPRRHRPV; this comes from the coding sequence ATGAGCGGCGCCCTCGTCGGCCCGGACGGGCGGCTGCGCTGCCCCTGGGGCCTGTCCACCGAGGACTACGTCAGGTACCACGACGAGGAGTGGGGCCGTCCCGTCCGCGGGGACGACGCGCTGTTCGAGCGGCTCGCGTTGGAGGCGTTCCAGTCGGGGCTCTCCTGGATCACCGTCCTGCGCCGCCGCGAGGGCTTCCGGGAGGCGTTCGCCGGCTTCCGGATCGCCTCGGTCGCGGCGTTCACCGACGCCGACGCGGAGCGCCTGCTCGCCGACGCGGGCATCATCCGCAACCGCTCCAAGATCGAGGCGACCATCGCCAACGCACGGGTGCTGGCCGACTGGGCCGAGGGTGAGCTCGACGCCCTGATCTGGTCGTACGCGCCGGACCCGGCCGTGCGCCCGGTGCCGCGCACTCTCGCGGACGTCCCGGCGGTCACGGACGAGTCCACCGCCCTCTCCAAGGACCTGAAGAAGCGCGGTCTGCGCTTCATCGGCCCCACGACGGCATACGCGCTCATGCAGGCCTGCGGTCTGGTCGACGACCATCTCGCGGACTGCATTGCGCGCGGGGCCGGGGCGCCGGCCGGCCGCCCCGAGCCGGGGCCACCGGACCGCCGGCCGGTGCCGAGGCGGCACCGGCCGGTGTGA
- a CDS encoding O-methyltransferase, with product MRQLRGQERVITANRQTSWAFADAFVAEDDALRWARDRAREAGLPSVSPGTGSALRLLAATADAKAVAEIGTGTGVSGIYLLQGMRPDGVLTTVDPEPERQQFAREAFRAAGFAGNRARFIPGRALDVLPRLADGGYDLVFCDGDRLESLDCLAESLRLLRPGGLVCFEGVFADGRTVDSAAQPGEVLRVRELLRTVRESQELLPSLLPVGDGLLCAVRRG from the coding sequence TTGCGCCAACTACGGGGACAGGAGAGGGTCATTACCGCCAACCGGCAGACGAGCTGGGCGTTCGCCGACGCCTTTGTCGCCGAGGACGATGCACTGCGCTGGGCCCGCGACCGGGCCCGGGAGGCGGGGCTGCCCTCGGTGTCGCCCGGCACGGGCTCGGCCCTGCGTCTGCTGGCCGCGACGGCGGACGCCAAGGCGGTCGCGGAGATCGGCACCGGCACGGGCGTCTCCGGTATCTACCTGCTCCAGGGCATGCGGCCGGACGGTGTGCTGACCACGGTCGACCCCGAGCCGGAGCGCCAGCAGTTCGCGCGCGAGGCCTTCCGTGCCGCCGGCTTCGCCGGGAACCGGGCCCGCTTCATCCCCGGCCGCGCCCTCGACGTACTGCCCAGGCTCGCGGACGGCGGCTACGACCTCGTCTTCTGCGACGGCGACCGGCTGGAGTCGCTGGACTGTCTAGCTGAATCGTTGCGCCTGCTGCGGCCTGGGGGGCTTGTGTGCTTCGAGGGCGTCTTCGCGGACGGCCGAACGGTCGATTCGGCGGCCCAGCCGGGCGAGGTGCTGCGCGTGCGCGAGCTGCTGCGCACGGTGCGGGAGAGCCAGGAACTGCTGCCGTCGCTGCTCCCGGTGGGCGACGGGCTGCTCTGCGCGGTGCGCCGCGGCTGA